GGTCCTGTCGGCGATCATGGCCGGCGGTATGTACGCGATCTACACCGTCTTCGGGGCCAAAGTCGCCCGGGAGGGCCACCCCACCAGCGTGGTCATGGCCGCGCCGTTCGCCATCGGGGCGCTGTTCCTGGTGCCCTTCCTCGCCGGTGCTGGGTGGGTGTTCACCCCGGGCGGCGCGGCGCTGGCCTTGTGGCTCGGACTGGCAGCCACCTCTTTGGCGTACACCCTGTTCGGGCTGGGGTTGCCGGTCCTGCAGCCCGGGCACATCGCGACCCTCACCCTGCTCGAGCCGGTGGGTGGGACGCTGCTTGGGGTGCTGATCCTCGGGGAGCAGGTGAGTGCCGCCGGCTGGCTGGGGGTCGCGCTGGTACTCGGTGGGCTGGCTGCCGTGGGCCTCGGGGAACGGCGCGCAGCCCGCTGATTGCGGGATGGCAGGTCGGTCTGCGGCCATGATGGGAGCGTGCGCTTCCCGATGATCGCGGCTGCCGTGCTATTGGCGGCCTGCAGCACGCCGGCACCGCCGCCGGCGGATACCTCACCTTCGGTCACCTCGCCGGCCCCGACTCCCGCCCGCGCAGATCCGCAGATCCGGCGCATACCGGACGCGCAGTGGCGGGCGATGCGCAAAGCTGGCGTGGTGCGGACCGGGTGCCCGGCGACGCGCGCCGATCTGCGCCGGGTGGAGGTCAATTTCCACAACTGGCGTGGCCATGTGCGTCGCGGGGTGCTGGTGGTCAACCGCGACGTCGCCGAAGATGTGGCCGCGATCTTCACCGACATCTTCAAGGCGGGCTTCCCGATCCGTTCCATGAAACCGATCGAGCACTTCGACGGCGACGACGACGCCAGCATGGCCGCGGACAACACGTCGGCGTACAACTGCCGCCAGGCCGATCAGGCCAATGCCAGCGCCTACTCTTCGCCGCACGCCAACGGCCGAGCCGTCGATATCAATCCGCTGGAGAACCCCTGGTTCGATCCGCGCTGCGATTGCTTCATGCCCAGTACGCAACACATCACCCGCACCCGTGGCAAGGGCAAGATTCTGGAGGGCGGGAAGGTCTGGCGGGCGTTCACGAAGCGCGGCTGGATATGGCAGGACATCCCCACACCGGACTACCAGCACTTCGACACCGGCTACCCGTCGTTCCCGTGGTCGGGGTGAGACTCGCGCTGAACCCGCGGATTCGCGGCGCCGTAGGGTGAGCAGGTGACTGACGCCGATGTGATCCACCGCTTCTACGACGCTTTCGCGCAGCGAGACGCGGAGACGATGGCCGCGTGCTACTCCGACGACGTGGTGTTCCGCGACCCTGCGTTCGGCGAACTGCGCGGGGAACGGGCCAAGAACATGTGGCGCATGTTGTGCCGGGCCGGCAAGGACCTCGAGGTCCGGGCCTCGGGCATCGAAGTTGACGGCGGGGCCGGCAGAGCGCACTGGGAGGCCGACTACACCTTCGGCGCCACCGGCCGGAAGGTGCACAACGTGATCGACGCCCGGTTCGAACTGCGCGACGGTCTCATCAGCCGGCACACCGACACGTTCGACTTCGCGCGCTGGGCCGGCCAGGCCTTCGGCCCGGTTGGTGGGGTCCTGGGCCGGACCCCGGTCCTTCCGTTCGTCATGCAGCGGCTGGCGAACCGGCAACTCGACGGGTTCGAGAAGCGCCGTTCCTAGCGGCGCGGATACTGGTCACGTGACCGCCGGCAGACATCGCCTCGTCACCGTCGCGGCCGCAGTGCTCGTCGGAACCATGGTGGCCGTGCAGTCCCGGATCAACGCCGAACTTGCCGCGCATGTGGGCAGCGGACTGGTCGCAGCGACCATCAGTTTCGGAACCGGCTTGGTGCTGGCCTGGGGGATCCTGGCAGGCCGCGCCCCGCTGCGGGCTGCGATGGCGGCGCTGCCGGCAATCCTGCGCTCCGGCCGGCTGAAGTGGTGGCACGTGCTCGGTGGGATCGGCGGGGCCTGGCTGGTCACCACCCAGGGCCTGGTGGTCCCGTCGGTCGGGGTGACGGTATTCACGGTAGGCGTGGTGGCCGGGCAGGTGTCCGGATCGCTGCTGGTCGACCGCGCGGGATTGAGCCCCGCCGGCAAGTTGCCGGTCAATGCTCGCCGCGTGCTGGCTGCCGGCGTGGCGCTGACGGCGGTCGTCGTGTCGGGGCTGCACGCCGGGATCCACGCGGTCTCCTGGATCGTGCTGCTCGCCGTGTCGGCGGGTTTCGGGATCGCGGTGCAGCAGGCGGTCAATGGCCGGGTGGCGTCGGTGAGCGGCGAGCCCATGGTGGCCACCGGGGTGAATTTCATCGTCGGGTTCAGCGCATTGCTGCTGGCCAGCGCCGTCGGCCTCGGGGCGGGCGCCATCTCGCTGGGCAGTCTGCCGGGGCAGTGGTGGCTCTACCTCGGCGGACCCATCGGCGTGGCCTTCATCGCTTTGGCGGCCTGGGCTGTGCGGGGCGTTGGCGTGTTGATCTTCGGGCTGCTGTCCATCGCCGGGCAACTGCTTGGCTCGGTGTTCATGGACCTCATCGCGCCCACGGGTTCCGCGAGTTTCGGCTGGTCCCAGTGGGCCTCGCTGGCGCTGGTGGTGCTGGCGGTGCTCATCGCGACGAATCCGGGTGCCCGCCGCCTGGACGGCCGCAGGGTCGCAGCGATGGATTGACTCAGTCCTTCGGCCCGCCGGCGACGTAGATGACCTGGCCGGACACGAACCCGGCACCCTCGCTGACCAGGAACGCGACGGTGTTCGCGATGTCCTCGGGCTGGCCCACCCGGCCGACGGGGATCTGCGAGGCGGCCATGGCGATGAAGTCGTCGAAGGCGACGCCGATGCGCTCGGCGGTCGCCGCGGTCATGTCGGTCTGGATGAACCCGGGGGCGATCGCATTGGCTGTCACGTTGAAGCGGCCAAGTTCAATCGCCAGGGTCTTGGTGAACCCCTGCATCCCGGCCTTGGCCGCCGAGTAGTTGGCCTGCCCGCGGTTACCCAGCGCGGAGGTGCTGGACAGGTTGACGACGCGGCCCCATTCGGCCTCGCGCTGGTAGGGCTGCACGGCCTTGGCCATCAGGAACGCGCCGCGCAGGTGGACGTTCATCACCGCGTCCCAATCGTCCACCGACATCTTGTGCAGCATGTTGTCGCGGATGATCCCGGCGTTGTTGACCAGGACGGTCGGTCCGCCGAGTTCTTGCGCCACGCGGTCG
This genomic interval from Micrococcales bacterium contains the following:
- a CDS encoding nuclear transport factor 2 family protein; this encodes MTDADVIHRFYDAFAQRDAETMAACYSDDVVFRDPAFGELRGERAKNMWRMLCRAGKDLEVRASGIEVDGGAGRAHWEADYTFGATGRKVHNVIDARFELRDGLISRHTDTFDFARWAGQAFGPVGGVLGRTPVLPFVMQRLANRQLDGFEKRRS
- a CDS encoding EamA family transporter; translation: MAVGTLVALGSAPLLAGLLGWAVGEGAPGWLWAGATAVAVAGLALLTGGGDAAGLGVLSAIMAGGMYAIYTVFGAKVAREGHPTSVVMAAPFAIGALFLVPFLAGAGWVFTPGGAALALWLGLAATSLAYTLFGLGLPVLQPGHIATLTLLEPVGGTLLGVLILGEQVSAAGWLGVALVLGGLAAVGLGERRAAR
- a CDS encoding M15 family metallopeptidase, whose product is MIAAAVLLAACSTPAPPPADTSPSVTSPAPTPARADPQIRRIPDAQWRAMRKAGVVRTGCPATRADLRRVEVNFHNWRGHVRRGVLVVNRDVAEDVAAIFTDIFKAGFPIRSMKPIEHFDGDDDASMAADNTSAYNCRQADQANASAYSSPHANGRAVDINPLENPWFDPRCDCFMPSTQHITRTRGKGKILEGGKVWRAFTKRGWIWQDIPTPDYQHFDTGYPSFPWSG
- a CDS encoding DMT family transporter, which produces MTAGRHRLVTVAAAVLVGTMVAVQSRINAELAAHVGSGLVAATISFGTGLVLAWGILAGRAPLRAAMAALPAILRSGRLKWWHVLGGIGGAWLVTTQGLVVPSVGVTVFTVGVVAGQVSGSLLVDRAGLSPAGKLPVNARRVLAAGVALTAVVVSGLHAGIHAVSWIVLLAVSAGFGIAVQQAVNGRVASVSGEPMVATGVNFIVGFSALLLASAVGLGAGAISLGSLPGQWWLYLGGPIGVAFIALAAWAVRGVGVLIFGLLSIAGQLLGSVFMDLIAPTGSASFGWSQWASLALVVLAVLIATNPGARRLDGRRVAAMD
- the fabG gene encoding 3-oxoacyl-ACP reductase FabG; the encoded protein is MTRTAIVTGAARGIGAAVAKKLAADGMAVAVLDLDESACQPVVDEIRAAGGQALAVGANVADETEVGAAVDRVAQELGGPTVLVNNAGIIRDNMLHKMSVDDWDAVMNVHLRGAFLMAKAVQPYQREAEWGRVVNLSSTSALGNRGQANYSAAKAGMQGFTKTLAIELGRFNVTANAIAPGFIQTDMTAATAERIGVAFDDFIAMAASQIPVGRVGQPEDIANTVAFLVSEGAGFVSGQVIYVAGGPKD